A genomic window from Qipengyuania oceanensis includes:
- a CDS encoding YjgN family protein, producing MDHSHEDGDSAFGFEGTWQEFAPIAFTNLLLTIVTLGIYRFWATARERRYLWSRSRFIDERLEWSGTGMELFIGFVLVMVLFLLPFFIITNVAQAMMLRGEEAVGIAITLFSFLFIFYLGGVARFRALRYRLSRTRWHGIRGGSDNQGWLFGLSYMWKNAVGWLPVGLLIPWSMVSLWNERWSKMSFGPFDFEANADAGPVFARFLLFYLLPFILFLAAIPLAFAGIATDLESIEPGAGFILAMIASIFLFYFGLGLIAVAFYAKFYRVAVGSTRLKRLQFRFGASTMDWIKLLLGDVLLVVFTLGIGWIFLSYRHWKFFIQHMEASGEVRLDELTQSTTRTAGHGEGLLDAFDVGAI from the coding sequence TTGGATCATTCACACGAAGACGGGGACAGTGCGTTCGGTTTCGAGGGCACGTGGCAGGAATTCGCCCCGATCGCCTTCACCAATCTGCTGCTGACGATCGTTACGCTCGGCATCTACCGTTTCTGGGCGACCGCGCGCGAGCGTCGCTACTTGTGGTCGCGGAGCCGCTTCATCGACGAGCGGCTCGAATGGTCGGGCACGGGCATGGAACTGTTCATCGGCTTCGTGCTGGTGATGGTGCTGTTCCTCCTGCCGTTCTTCATCATCACCAATGTCGCGCAGGCGATGATGCTGCGGGGCGAGGAAGCGGTCGGCATCGCGATCACGCTCTTCTCCTTCCTGTTCATCTTCTACCTCGGCGGCGTGGCCCGCTTCCGCGCGCTGCGCTACCGCCTCAGCCGGACGCGCTGGCACGGTATCCGCGGCGGCAGCGACAACCAAGGCTGGCTCTTCGGCCTGTCCTACATGTGGAAGAACGCCGTCGGCTGGCTGCCGGTCGGCCTGCTGATCCCATGGTCGATGGTGAGCCTGTGGAACGAGCGCTGGAGCAAGATGAGCTTCGGACCCTTCGATTTCGAAGCGAACGCCGATGCCGGCCCTGTCTTCGCGCGCTTCCTGCTGTTCTACCTTTTGCCCTTCATCCTGTTCCTGGCCGCGATTCCGCTCGCATTCGCCGGCATCGCAACCGACCTGGAGAGCATCGAGCCGGGTGCCGGGTTCATCCTCGCGATGATCGCCTCCATCTTCCTGTTCTATTTCGGGCTCGGCCTGATCGCGGTCGCGTTCTACGCGAAGTTCTATCGCGTCGCAGTCGGCTCGACGCGGCTCAAGCGGCTGCAGTTCCGCTTCGGTGCCTCCACCATGGACTGGATCAAGCTGCTGCTGGGCGACGTCCTGCTGGTCGTGTTCACGCTCGGCATCGGGTGGATTTTCCTGAGCTACCGCCACTGGAAGTTCTTCATCCAACACATGGAGGCGAGCGGCGAAGTACGGCTGGACGAGCTGACCCAGTCGACCACCCGCACGGCCGGCCACGGCGAGGGCCTGCTCGACGCCTTCGATGTCGGTGCGATCTGA
- a CDS encoding alkaline phosphatase D family protein produces the protein MGLFDKPPVTRGPAIDRRMVLRAGVFGLAAAPAPLLAAQFDTARGFTHNVASGEPGADSVLLWTRFRGDGAPVTLRFEVCEKDDFAKIASGGEVVASPDRDWCAKANATGLAPGTWYYYRFVSPDGVYSPLGRTRTLPVGETASWKMAVFSCSNLRFGWFNAYAHAAQEDGFDCTLHLGDYFYEYDVDNYPNQQQAVAGRTIWPDHEIVALADYRLRYASYRADPDLQRVHQLWPMISGWDDHESANDSWAGGAQNHQPDAEGEWSVRKAAAMRAYREWMPVSDDPWATYEVGNLATLFRLETRLTARAEQFSLSALTSGAANAEAAIASLDAFRSGDYADPAREMLGAAQQAWLADGLRASARSGRPWQVLVQQVLMGNLKAPKGLADNLPADVPDYVRRRVQSGALAGRAELPLNMDAWDGYPAARQRVFEASLAADANLVSLAGDTHNAWAFELDLAGERVGVEFGGQSVTSPGIESSLPQLAPDTMARLSVETNSQLAWMDSSRRGYMAVELTPQAATCEYRFMDTVRQRSTKLAGTHRMVAPAGSRNFAA, from the coding sequence ATGGGACTGTTCGACAAACCGCCGGTTACGCGGGGACCCGCCATCGACCGGCGCATGGTGTTGCGCGCCGGGGTCTTCGGCCTCGCGGCGGCGCCTGCGCCCCTGCTGGCAGCGCAGTTCGATACGGCTCGCGGTTTCACCCACAACGTCGCAAGCGGCGAGCCGGGCGCGGACAGCGTGTTGCTGTGGACCCGGTTTCGCGGTGACGGGGCGCCGGTCACCCTGCGTTTCGAAGTGTGCGAGAAGGACGATTTCGCGAAGATCGCGAGCGGCGGCGAAGTGGTGGCATCGCCGGACCGTGACTGGTGCGCCAAGGCGAACGCGACCGGCCTCGCGCCCGGCACCTGGTACTATTATCGCTTCGTTTCTCCCGACGGCGTTTATTCGCCCCTCGGGCGCACGCGCACGTTGCCGGTGGGCGAGACGGCCAGCTGGAAGATGGCGGTGTTCTCCTGCTCCAACCTGCGCTTCGGCTGGTTCAACGCCTATGCCCATGCCGCGCAGGAGGACGGCTTCGACTGCACCCTGCACCTTGGCGACTATTTCTACGAATACGACGTCGACAATTATCCCAACCAGCAGCAGGCCGTTGCCGGGCGGACGATCTGGCCTGACCACGAGATCGTCGCGCTGGCCGATTATCGCCTGCGCTACGCAAGCTATCGCGCGGATCCCGACCTGCAGCGGGTGCACCAGCTGTGGCCGATGATTTCCGGCTGGGACGACCACGAGAGCGCCAACGATTCGTGGGCGGGCGGCGCGCAGAACCACCAGCCGGACGCGGAGGGCGAATGGAGCGTGCGCAAGGCGGCTGCCATGCGCGCCTATCGCGAGTGGATGCCGGTGTCGGACGATCCCTGGGCCACGTACGAGGTCGGCAATCTCGCCACGCTGTTCCGGCTTGAGACGCGGCTGACCGCGCGCGCCGAGCAGTTCAGTCTGTCTGCGCTGACGAGCGGTGCCGCCAATGCGGAGGCGGCGATCGCCTCGCTCGATGCCTTCCGCAGCGGCGACTACGCCGATCCCGCCCGCGAGATGCTCGGCGCGGCGCAACAGGCGTGGCTGGCCGACGGCTTGCGCGCCTCCGCCCGGTCGGGCCGGCCGTGGCAAGTCCTCGTCCAGCAAGTGCTGATGGGCAATCTAAAGGCACCCAAAGGTCTTGCCGACAATCTTCCTGCGGACGTTCCCGATTACGTGCGCCGCCGCGTCCAGTCGGGCGCGCTGGCGGGCCGGGCCGAGCTGCCGCTCAACATGGATGCATGGGACGGCTACCCCGCCGCGCGGCAACGCGTGTTCGAGGCCTCGCTGGCCGCCGATGCGAACCTCGTCAGCCTCGCGGGGGACACGCACAATGCCTGGGCGTTCGAGCTAGATCTTGCGGGCGAGCGGGTCGGGGTCGAGTTCGGCGGGCAGTCGGTGACGTCGCCTGGCATCGAGAGCTCGCTGCCGCAGCTTGCGCCCGACACCATGGCGCGGCTCAGCGTGGAGACGAACAGCCAGCTCGCCTGGATGGATTCCTCGCGCCGCGGGTACATGGCGGTC
- a CDS encoding alpha/beta fold hydrolase, whose translation MSDTPEQADVRFHVLPDGRRIAFRLADGRGPALVFLPGYMSDMDGGKATTLFEWAKDNGRAMLLLDYSGCGRSQGDFADGTLGRWRDEVLALIEALLSGQQVVLVGSSMGGWLNLLVGLALGDRLAGLVGIASAPDFTDWGRSRADKAALAAGVTVFDENPYGPEPTPMHPGFWEDGQDRRLLRAPIGIACPVRLIHGQRDADVPWKISMKLAERLDSDDVQVTLVKDGDHRLSRPQDIALLLRTVEALLQPAEPQP comes from the coding sequence ATGAGCGATACTCCCGAGCAAGCCGACGTCCGGTTCCATGTCCTGCCCGACGGACGGCGAATCGCCTTTCGCCTCGCGGACGGTCGCGGCCCCGCGCTCGTCTTCCTGCCCGGCTACATGTCGGACATGGATGGCGGCAAGGCGACCACTTTGTTCGAATGGGCGAAGGACAACGGCCGCGCGATGCTGCTGCTCGATTACTCGGGCTGCGGCAGGAGCCAGGGGGATTTCGCCGACGGCACGCTCGGTCGCTGGCGCGACGAAGTTCTGGCGCTGATTGAAGCGCTTTTGTCCGGGCAGCAGGTAGTGCTCGTCGGCTCTTCCATGGGGGGCTGGCTCAATCTGCTGGTCGGGCTCGCGCTGGGCGACCGGCTGGCCGGCCTGGTCGGAATCGCGTCCGCGCCCGACTTCACCGACTGGGGCCGGTCGCGCGCCGACAAGGCAGCGCTGGCTGCCGGGGTCACGGTCTTCGACGAGAATCCCTACGGTCCCGAGCCGACCCCGATGCATCCGGGGTTCTGGGAAGACGGGCAGGACCGGCGGCTGCTGCGCGCACCCATCGGTATCGCCTGTCCGGTCCGGCTGATCCACGGCCAGCGCGATGCCGACGTGCCCTGGAAGATCTCGATGAAGCTCGCCGAGAGGCTCGATTCAGACGATGTGCAGGTGACGCTGGTCAAGGATGGCGACCACCGATTGTCGCGGCCGCAGGATATCGCCCTGCTGCTGCGGACGGTCGAAGCGCTCCTCCAGCCGGCGGAACCCCAGCCATGA
- a CDS encoding tetratricopeptide repeat protein, producing MILAALLLSMQVGPDPMGVQLEPLPIPRAQQQQQQQESPPAPDSAQRELVEAAVAAAISGNEAILAGDYAGALALFESAQVQALAAGRNTLAAEVGLDRARALVLLGRYAQAEGILSEVRLRKPDNAEGWRASALVARNLDKLDEAQGFIARAAELAPADPAVGLEAGAIAFYAGDTAAAHKSWQSVIDLAPEGEEAALARTYIAQTGESPAQPSSPED from the coding sequence ATGATCCTCGCAGCTCTCCTTCTGTCGATGCAGGTCGGACCCGACCCGATGGGGGTCCAGCTCGAACCCCTCCCGATCCCGCGCGCGCAACAGCAACAGCAACAGCAAGAATCGCCGCCAGCACCCGATTCGGCGCAACGCGAGCTGGTCGAAGCGGCCGTCGCCGCCGCGATCTCGGGCAACGAGGCGATCCTGGCCGGCGACTATGCCGGTGCGCTCGCCCTGTTCGAAAGCGCGCAGGTCCAGGCTTTGGCGGCCGGCCGGAACACGCTTGCAGCCGAGGTCGGGCTCGATCGCGCCCGCGCACTCGTGCTGCTCGGGCGCTACGCGCAAGCCGAAGGCATCCTTTCCGAAGTGCGCCTGCGCAAGCCCGACAATGCGGAGGGCTGGCGCGCATCCGCGCTCGTCGCGCGCAATCTCGACAAGCTCGATGAAGCACAAGGCTTCATCGCCCGCGCGGCCGAACTCGCGCCCGCCGACCCCGCCGTCGGCCTGGAAGCCGGCGCGATCGCCTTCTACGCAGGCGACACCGCTGCCGCGCACAAAAGCTGGCAGTCGGTCATCGATCTCGCGCCCGAGGGCGAGGAGGCAGCGCTGGCAAGAACCTATATCGCGCAGACGGGCGAGAGCCCCGCGCAGCCATCATCACCGGAAGACTGA
- a CDS encoding M48 family metalloprotease gives MSEPVRIAASWYDGHSARRHEGALHWDGGDSFVLDDGYGGRESIALNDLRAIDRQRDATVYSRTSMADFRLTLPKDLPAGFARNLPSSGNYGAWIDRHGLLKMSAVFAVVSAAAVALFLTAPEWLGPRIPESWERRMGDAMVGDFGGRVCHSQFGDEALAKLVAKVDPAREKVRVGVANIDMINAVALPGGHVLIFDGLIQQAESPEEIAGVLAHEIGHVRERHVMTAMLRQFGLSILASGFNSGFAEGAFGIATLGYSRDAEREADDYARARMRVADISPLGAAGFFDRMSRQYGDGEDQPAMTGWIATHPASGERARAYRDSAGRNAYPPVLSEQEFGALKTMCEEDENVEEFEFF, from the coding sequence GTGAGCGAACCGGTGCGCATCGCGGCAAGCTGGTACGACGGGCATTCCGCCCGCCGCCACGAAGGCGCGCTGCACTGGGATGGCGGCGACAGCTTCGTGCTCGACGACGGCTACGGCGGGCGCGAGAGCATCGCGCTGAACGACCTCAGGGCGATCGACCGGCAGCGGGATGCGACGGTCTACTCTCGCACCAGCATGGCCGACTTCCGCCTGACGCTCCCGAAGGATTTGCCGGCGGGGTTTGCCCGGAACCTCCCCTCGTCCGGAAACTACGGCGCGTGGATCGACAGGCATGGCCTCCTGAAAATGAGCGCGGTCTTCGCCGTGGTAAGCGCCGCGGCAGTCGCACTGTTTCTGACCGCGCCCGAGTGGCTCGGCCCGCGCATACCCGAAAGTTGGGAGCGGCGCATGGGCGACGCCATGGTCGGCGATTTCGGCGGAAGGGTCTGTCATTCGCAGTTCGGCGACGAGGCTCTCGCCAAGCTGGTCGCCAAGGTCGATCCGGCGCGCGAGAAGGTCCGCGTGGGCGTGGCCAATATCGACATGATCAACGCGGTCGCATTGCCCGGCGGGCACGTGCTGATCTTCGACGGCCTTATCCAGCAGGCCGAGAGCCCCGAGGAAATCGCAGGCGTTCTGGCGCACGAGATCGGCCATGTGCGCGAGCGCCACGTGATGACCGCGATGCTGCGGCAGTTCGGCCTGTCGATCCTCGCCAGCGGGTTCAACTCGGGTTTTGCCGAAGGCGCTTTCGGTATCGCGACGCTCGGCTATTCGCGCGATGCCGAACGCGAAGCCGACGATTACGCGCGCGCCCGGATGCGCGTCGCCGACATCTCGCCGCTCGGCGCGGCAGGATTCTTCGACCGCATGTCCCGGCAATATGGCGACGGCGAGGACCAGCCGGCCATGACCGGGTGGATCGCGACCCACCCCGCATCGGGTGAGCGGGCCAGGGCCTATCGCGATAGCGCCGGCCGCAACGCCTATCCGCCGGTCCTCAGCGAACAGGAATTCGGCGCGCTCAAGACCATGTGCGAGGAGGATGAAAACGTCGAGGAGTTCGAGTTCTTCTGA